TGTTGGAATTTCCATGACCAGAGGTGAGGAGGGCACAGCTCAGAGTGCTGGTGGAAAATAGGCTGGATTATGCTGAATAGATTATCAGTGAGTGTTTTGCAGCAGAATTTGTTCATAGCCAATCAAATGACCCATTTTCATTCCCTTTCATGGAGTAAAAAGCCCTTATATAGCAGTTAAGCACAGATATTGTCTGTTATTGGACATTATGCCTGTAGGTCCCAGGCTGAAGATTCATTCATATTGCAATGTTGCTCATTACTATCAATATAATATCCAGGTGAAGTGTGGAATGGAAGTGCAGACCTGCGCAATTTACGTCTCTTTATCCTTCACTGTGACACATGATTTAAAGTAAAAGAAGGCATACCATAACACAGAGGTTACATATTATCAcctttattttcaaatattttttgacaGCTAATGATGCAAGTAGCATCGTGAGTAGCCATGCAGAGCAGAACATAATGTGTGTTGTCATGACAACATGCATCTCATGAACAGACAGGAACCACAACTTTTGTGGAATTAATCCAACTTAAAAAGCAGGTAACCCTGGCAACAGACAAGATGAAAGTGGGGAATTTCAGAATGTTCTAGTCCAAGTCTCAACAAAGTGATGTGCGTCACATTAATATGATAACTACATGTGACAATCACAGTGATATCTTAATAATCCTCATACTATCTCAACCATTTGTAAGATTAAGCTTCACCGAGTATATTTTGTCTATATCTGTCATGCGTCTATAAAGATAAATATAGTATCTACTTGGTATCTGCAAGTGAATCACTGTTGAATTATGGTGGGTTTATTGTCAGTGCAAGTCATTTAAATGTCTATAGATTGGCTTCGGCTTGATTGACTGATTACTGATTCTATTTTCAGTTAAGCATCATATTAAACTGCTGTATTGGTGCTATAAGCCTAGAGTGGTCTAGTCATCCTCAGTTACTTTActctgaaatgtacattttagttTAATTCAGATTATAACTGCAGGCGCCTCCCATTATTGCCATGTCCTGCCAAGTATGTGAAACCAGATAATGTTTTGCTTCCTCTGCAGCCACCTAGCCAATCTGCAGAGTCTCTCTGCACAGTCGACCAGCTAATCTGTGCAGTCACTCAGCCAATCTGCACAGTCGACCAGCTAATCTGTACAGTCACTCAGCCAATCTGCACAGTCGACCAGCTAATCTGTACAGTCACTCAGCCAATCTGTACAGTCACTCAGCCAATCTGTACAGTCACTCAGCCAATCTGCACAGTCACTCAGCCAATCTGTACAGTCGACCAGCCAATCTGTACAGTCGACCAGCCAATCTGCACAGTCGACCCGCCAATCTGTACAGTCACTCAGCCAATCTGTACAGTCACTCAGCCAATCTGTACAGTCACTCAGCCAATCTGTACAGTCACTCAGCCAATCTGCACAGTCACTCAGCCTAACTGTACAGTCACTCAGCCAATCTGTACAGTCACTCAGCCAATCTGCACAGTCACTCAGCCAATCTGTACAGTCGACCAGCCAATCTGCACAGTCACTCAGCCAATCTGTACAGTCACTCAGCCAATCTGTACAGTCACTCAGCCAATCTGCACAGTCACTCAACTCACAGTGTGCACAGCCAGTCGATCACCAGAACAGGCACTATTGGGTGAAGAGGTGCTTTGGGCTGAGGAGGTGATATAGGTGAAGAGGTGCTGGACAATCTTCTGACAGAAACTCTTTTTTTCCTTGTGCCACACTGTGGCCAAAACAATCACCCTACAGGTTATTTGAATCCAGCTGGTGTTACTCCATTTGACTCTAAATCACTTTATAATACTCAGAGTCCTGCTCCTGTTAGCACTTACACTGTGTGTAGCCGCTTAGTTTCTCATTGTTCATATAATTACAATGCAATTGAAATAGATCTTGGGAAATGTagtcatttttttgtgttagcCTGTCCCTTATCTGACCAGGAAGTGAAGGGTCTCCCTGGAATGGTGGTGATGTCATCGGGGCTCTGGGATGAGAGGCGGAAGCCAGGAACGGTGGCGGTGGGGGACGGAGAAGAGGAGCAAGGAGATGTTGAAGCCTTGAGCTGAAACCACTTCTCTCCCAGGGCTTTGGCGAAGTGGTCGTCCAcggacacactgacagacagctGGCAGGAGCTGGCCTTGTGATAATTTACTCCCAGACTTCGTCTGAAATGCTCCTCCACCACATGATCGTAGGCCGCTGGCGACACCACTAGCAGAGGAAAAGAGTTGGGAGGATTATTtgaaatggtaaattaatagcatttatatagcgtcttcatccaaagcactgtacagttgatgcttctcattcacccattcatacacacactcacacaccaaccgcaagtggctaccatgcaaggcaccagccagctcatcaggagcatttgggggttaggtgtcttgctcagggacacttcaacacctCCAGgacgggattgaaccggcaaacctcaagactgccagacaactgctcttactgcctgagccaatattGTCCCCAGGAGTATTCTAACCAATTAAATGTCTTCAAGGAAATTTTCACAGCATTCAAAAATAGTTTAGGTCAGTAGATTGAAAAGTCTCTGGCTCTATAAAAATGCTCAATATAAAAGCACAGGCCAGGCcagcactggcttgctgatatATACATGATACTGAACAATGCAAGTAGAGGGCTTTTCAATAAGATCTCAAGTTAACCATCCATTCAACAGGGAAATGTCTTGTTATTAATTGATGTACCTTTTATATTTCCTGAATGACCCAAATAGATTAAAATATCTCTTTCAAGGGGGACCTGACAGCGTCTTTTGAATTCACAGGTGCTGTGGAACAAGGAGTTGCCTAATCGTGGAAGCTTTCATGAAACAAGAAAACTAGAGTTGTTTCGTAGTACTAGCAAAAGTTAGTTGGTCAACTCATGGGAGAAATGCTTCCCTGAGTGTAGAAAAATAGGGTTTGTCTTAAAAGATGTATTATTTCCAAAGACTCTCAATTTAAACAGAAGATGGCTGTTCATATCTGGTTGTAGAATGACATTCCAAAACTAATCTGAGGGGCGTTTTCTTCGGGTTGAAGAGACTACTCATGGGAGAAATTACTCAACAGGCTACAACATGCACTGCCAGACAATTACGCATCATGTTGTACCTGAGGATACCACTACATGACCATGAATCAGAGGTCTTCTTTGCTGCAATATCCTTTACATACAGTGTCCATGCATGAGCATATGCCTTTAGATCTACAGACATTAGTCCCACTTCCTGAGGGAGGACACTGGAGATGGTAAGTGAAAGGACAGTAATGTGTCTGTGGTTTGATTGGGGGGAAATGGTAAGTGAAAGCACTTACCATTGTGGTTTGATTGGGGGGAAATGGTAAGTGAAAGCACAGTAATGTGTCTGTGGTTTGATTGGGGGGAGATGGTAAGTGAAAGCACAGTAATGTGTCTGTGGTTTGATTGGGAGGAGATGGTAAGTGAAACTACAGTAATGTGTCTGTGGTTTAATTGGGGGGAGATGGTAAGTGAAAGCACAGTAATGTGTCTGTGGTTTGATTGGGGAGAGATGGTAAGTGAAAGCACAGTAATGTGTCTGTGGTTTAATTGGGGGGAGATGGTAAGTGAAAGCACAGTAATGTGTCTGTGGTTTAATTGGGGGAAGATGGTAAGTGAAAGCACAGTAATGTGTCTGATTTGATTGGGAAAGAAGGTAAGTGGTGGGCATGTGCAATAGGTTTGAATGTACTTACTAGGGGCAGGGTGGGTACAGGGTAGCTGTGAAGGACTGGCCATGGACGAAATGCGGGTGATGACGGAGGGTCTGACCTGTGAGAGAAAAGGCCTAGTCATTAGTTAAAGAGGTTTCAAATGTACGACACCCTATACTTTGCTGGACCATTTCACATTTGAACACAGCATTGCAAAATGACTGGGCTTTCGTGAAGTTGCTTTAAACTGGACCACAGTCGCAATGAATTTATTATAATCAGGTCTGGGTcaaatgtgtcattgttttggattcaaatatttttctatgctttactgagcttgtttggtgtattggaacctatgaaatactcttaaaatgtgcaaaccccaccttttggtccttttggttggctcaaatgcaccatgcaatcgagcacagaaaagtattttaatccaaaacaattagtaTGTATTTGAACCAGTTCTGAGACGAATAAGATGTAGTCTGAGGAATAGGTTCCATTTCAGGCTTTGCAGGTGTTTTGGAAGTAAGAATTTCTAAAGTCCATTAGTCTATGAACAACCCTTCAAGAAACAATACACAATCGAGGAGCACTGTTTAGAAATCCCAAATCCTCTAAGAATGGCTAGCTTCAAGCTGTCAGTCCCTAGGCCAGCAACAGCAATGCATCAAGTGGAAGATTTTGTGTTGGGGCTTGTCAGTGTCGTTTCTCTTGTAATTGTGCATACTTTCTTCCCGAAATCAGGCCGGATGGCATATTTGGAACAAGAACCAGCATGTTACTCTTTAAAACAGCGCTAGAGCAAAGAGGCGGTGCAGGCACTGATTCCCTGTGAGATTACCCAGGGTAAATAGGTATGGGTGAATCTGCTCCTCCACCCAGCGGGATCCACAGACAAATCTGGGCAGGCAAACACCTGAAACATGTGCTTGGGTGCAGAGCCAACCCCGCCCTGAAGCGCAACGGCCACCTATTTAGCATTTATTTCCCAGAGGTCTGTCTCTTCATTCCATCTCTCTTGTCCTATGACTCAAGTCACCTGATTAATAATTCCATCATTGACTAACCGTAAAACCTGTTGTCACAGAAAAATCTCACACAGCCGCCCTCAGGCAGGATTAACATCTGCGTTAATGCGGGAATGTATTTGATGTTTTatattaatcatatttcagaATATATTCCCAGACATTTTGCAATGACAATGTCTCTGTTATGTCCTTTCTTACTGGAAATGTGTTCATAGTGGTGGAGCAACACCCAGCAGTCACATGATGTTGTTGTAAGCTTGTGGTGAACAGAAGCATAAAATATGACCTTTATTCTCACAACCCTTCTTAGGGAATTCCCGCTGAATTCTAGCTATGttgtaaattgtttttttttttagcaggaaAGCTTTGTAATATGTCCAAACAAAATCATCAAAATTTGTATTTAGATTTCCTAAACATTACACTGTTTTCAAATCTTAATATTGTGAACATATTTACTGAGCTCACAATGTACGCTATAATTATGCTGATAACAACTGTAGAGCAGGTACGTGAGGGTATAGGACATCACCTGTATTGGGCTGCAGGCAGTGTTTTGGGCTTTTGCATCTGGTCCATCTTGGTCTCTCCTTGGTTTTTTGATAAGTGCTAATGGCTGGTCCATTGGTGGAGTGCAGTACATGGGACTGAGGGTGGGACTCATAGGCCTGTCAGGGCTGGGGTTCGGGCTCCAGCTGCTGGTGGTGGCAGCAGAAGAGGGGGTGGTGGGTGAGTCTGGGCTTTGGGTGGGACTGAGGCTGGATAACCGTTGGATGCTGCAGGCCAGGCTCCGGGCTGCTCTCTGCCTCCTGTAGGGGGTACTGTGCGTATGAGCACGGCTCTGATTATTAGCAGCAACATCAACACCTAACACTAACACCTTAGTCACTGATTATTTATGTGCTTTGTTCATCTTGGCATTTCCGTATAAAGACACATTGTATATCTAAGGCATATTTTTTAATCATAGATTTATATTTCTTGCGTGGTATATAGTTCTTTTGCATGGTATTTGAGGAAGATGTGTTTCTCAGCGGGCAGAAGGGTCACTCACGCTGTCAATGCCAGAGGCAGCCGTCTGGGCCTCCCACATCTGTCGCCTGTCACCATCAGTCGGTCAGGGCTGTGTTTACGTTTCATTGGATAAACCGATGATATTCTAGCCTTTTCATTGGTCATATGTCTGTACCTATCTTCAGTCCTCATGTTAGGCTGTCctagaggaaaataaaaagaatgatAAAAGAATATTGATtaaaatggtaggcatttatatagcgccttcatccaaattgatgctcctcattcacccattcatacacaaaccAACAGCaattgcctgccatgcaaggcacgaaccagctcgtcaggagcatttaggggtagGTGTCTTGTTCAAGGACAGGCcaggcggggatcgaaccgccagcCCCCccgactgtcagacgactgctcttgccatctgagccaatgtcgctggCCATAATTAGCATATGTGTCTCTggaattaaattttttaaagtttttaaagttttaaaggTGGGTATGAAGTAAGGCAtggaacattttcttttttgagatCTCAATTTTTTGTATGTCCAGCTGTTATCCCTAAAAACAATGTGATTTAGAGGTCATATCAAATAGCTTCATTCTTCTAGAAGAATTCCCCCatcctaaaataaaataatattagatTGGGAATTGGTATTGAAATTATCTATTTGATTTAAGAAatattttatactgtatgtgtaggcTTGTTAAAGCCTTAGACTGAGTTGATAAAGGAATtgcatgaagtaaaaaaaaaaagaaaaaagttcagCATTCCTAAAGGAAAACAACTCCTGAATTCCTCAACTGTTCCAACAGTGGGCAGGTAGTTGCAGGAGGATACTCTTTCAATCATCCCCCGCAAACAACCCCCCAAAATAGACCCCCGGGTAAGAAGACCTGCAGAGGTGTTTGATGAGATGTTAGTTTAAAACCACACCCTAACTGACTTTCTGATGCCCAAGGCAAAGCTGTTGTTTTCTTATCTGTGCCAAAAATATGACATCACTGCTTTCCCTATTTATCAGTGGTATTACATAAAAtcccaaatatatttcatatatttcatcAAATTTGAGCTTTTATTAGAACGAGCAAACATTGTTATACACTTTTAgaaaaatgttatttggtttgcctgcttaaaaaagaaaaaaaaaagaaaaaaaatacggCACGTACCTGCACAATATTTTAATCTAAACCAGATTCATTGAAATTATAGCAGTGTATCAGACAGCACTCTACCAGTACCAGTGGGCTTCAGGTTGTTTGGGAATATCAATAAGATGTTGTTTGCAATTGCGGAtcaaaaaacaatattatttacTAACTTgttcaaaatgaacaaacaaagtgaaatactGTTACATTGtagggtataaaaatgtatttttgttaatgCTTAAGTTTATTAAGAGTAATCCTGTACTGGATGGTTCACTTGCAAAATGAACCTCTAACTAAACAGCACACTGCTTTCACATCTTAAAATGATCACAAGCAATCACACCATGAAGCAGATCGCTAAATGCCAATAAACGATTTACATCTCATGATGGTATTTCATAAACGCTATCTAACTAATGCATTACtacacatacatatttattacGCAGTTTAAATAACATGGAAATGTTTCTGAACTGAGCTAACCTGAGAAATTACCTATTTATGCATCCCATTTGAAAATCCATGTTTAGAAAAAAACTAACCTTTCATGTCATGAGATGTGCATCATTTGTTTGAATGATCAATGAAGAAAACAAGTGAATACCACTACTTAATAGTGCACATATCTGATATGTGACCCTTCCAGTTaaacaagaataataatgacATACTGCAAGAATAACAAGGATAATATGGAATAATGATGGGTGAGGAACAAATAATTACCTTCTAAGATGTAGACTTTGAATCCGCTGCTCATGCGAGTTATGTAGTGAAAATTTGTCACAGCCATCTTGATATTTCTGCACACTTAtataaatgaagaaatacaatGCCTTCTTCCTTTTAATATAATCAACAAGTTAGATTGAAAACAACAAGCATTAAAATAGCTCTGGTCCAGACTGAACGACTGATCTCTCTGAGTTCAAAAGAGGAGTGCTCTGGAAACCTTTGTGCCTTTGTTCTTACCTGAAGCAGCTTAGCTGGCTTGCCATTGGTTTATACCTGCCCAATCAGGAGTGATTCCCTCAATATATGTTTTGGTGCACACAGAGGATAGGCATTCTGGATTGGTGCAGACCCTGCTATTTAAAGTTCAGAATCGCCAACATTTCATTGATCTGTTTTGCTCACTGAGCAGAATATGCAGTGCCCTCCGAAAGTATTGCAATGGTAGcgtgacatttattttttctatcaACTTAAGGCATTTTGATTTGAGCTCAAAACATGTATATGAGACACAAGGcaatcagttttcttttttgtgtcgAGTAAATCATAGCAATAAAGTAGAAtacttgcattacattactttacattaatggcatttggcagacactcttatccagagcgacatacaacaaagtgcaaagtgcatacccatatccagggataagtgtgctgaaagaccctagagggaagtacttGGTGGCATAGCCCTTTAATGCAAAAACAGTGTGAAATCTCTGACCCATTGGCATCAGCCAGCTGTTGGTATCTTCTTTGGAAATGCCTTTCCAGGCCTTCACTGTGGCCACTTTCAGCTGACCTTTGCCTTGGGGGGTTCTGTGTGCTCTgtagtgaaatgcatgctcaattgaaTTTAAATCAGGTGATTGATTTGGCCAGTCCAAAACTTTATATTTTTCCTAATGGTGAATGCTTTGGTTGCACTGGCAGTGTTTggaatcattgtcttgctgcaggatGAAATTCAGTGTACATACCCAAATAGAATCTGCCTGTACACCCCAAAATTCATCCTACTGCTGCCATCCTCCTTTACGtcatcaataaagatgagtGGGCCTGTTCCAGAGGCAGCCATCCAGGCCCAAGCCagtatttcacagatgaggcggtgtgttttggtgtggtgATGAGGcggtgtgttttggtgtggtgtggtttatTTTGGTGTGGTGATGAGGcggtgtgttttggtgtggtgATGAGGcggtgtgttttggtgtggtgtggtttatTTTGGTGTGGTGATGAGGcggtgtgttttggtgtggtgATGAGGcggtgtgttttggtgtggtgATGAGGcggtgtgttttggtgtggtgtggtttatTTTGGTGTGGTGATGAGGcggtgtgttttggtgtggtgtggtttatTTTGGTGTGGTGATGAGGcggtgtgttttggtgtggtgATGAGGcggtgtgttttggtgtggtgCGGTTTATTTTGGTGTGGTGATGAGGcggtgtgttttggtgtggtgATGAGGCGGTGTGTTTTGATGGAAAAGTTTATTTTGGTGTCATCTGCCATTTGAATTCCAGAACACTTCTGGCTCGTCTCTGTATTGTTGGTTCTAATCTGGCCTTTTGGTTCTCGCCACTAATGAGAGgttcttgcagtgtagcctcaaAAGATCTGCTCTCAAAGTCTTCTGCAAACAATCAATGGCTTGTGATGACATCACCCTGCCCTCTGCTGATGATGTCTCTGACTATAGTTTTAGGGGCTTTCTTCACAACTCTTAGGAGTTGTCTGTCATTAACTGAAATTGTCTTCCTTAGCCAACgtgtgcagtccataagtattttcTTTCCAAAATGCTGTACTTGATATACCCAGTTTCTGTGCTATACTTAATAATTCTTCTGTTTTCTCAGTTTACAGATGAGTTGTTTTTCAGCCATAGTTATTTATCTAATCTTCAGGATGGTGTATGTCTTCTCTGCCTTCCAAATGCAATCTCCGTATGAAAAGAAAGTAAAATCAAGATAAACACTCACTGTTCTTTTATGTGTAAACAATGCataaaatgatgaaatatacagtgggctccataatgttttggagaaATACTTTTTTCCCTCAATTTTTCTCTGTACGCTACAATCTTAGATTTaccatcaaacaattcacatggactggcaacctgtccagggtgtattcctgcctttcactcaatgtatgctgggataggctccagcccccctgcgaccctgttcaggataagcgggttaggataatgaatgaattaatattgATGCCTAGAtcgaaaaaatatataaattctcAGCATGATTTTGCATATATACTGTACTCCACTGTGTTTACATTGGATTTAGCAGTTTCCGGTTTGAGCTGTTAACGACTTAACATAAGACCTTCGTCAAGTATTCGGCAATATGTCTGCTCACTGAAGTGTTACGGGTccaagtacagtatttttcatgttagcatttttgagtttatcaagtattttttgtgcattgccagtcagtggtgccaataattatgtaGCCCACTATGAATATATGAAATGCATAGGAAATACTAtagcaccttattaggtatttattagacttaatttttagacttattaagtcttctgctgcagttGCCTAACCACTTAgaattatgatgcattgtgtgttcatgctctgctgcataccactgttgtaatgtatacttatttgcgttaatgtcccctgtcagctttgaccagtctggcccttctcctctgatgtctctcattaacaacgcatttctgtctgcagaactgctgctcactggatgtttttttttgtttttcacaccattctgagtaaactctagagacgtaGAGAATGTATCATTTCAAAAAAATAGTTTGGGTTTAGTCAGTCCCACTAAGTAACCTAAAAGGGGATTAGAGGTTATGTCTCTGCTAAAGCCACTGATTAACCTAAAACTACTGTCACAGCATCCATATAAAGTGAGGTTCATCAAATcatagtcctggagggctgctgcTTCCCACCCTCCCTGGCGTCAGGTTTGAAGACTGTCTGAACAATTAGTAGCAGTATATGTTGTTAATTACCCAGCAGAacagaaccagggctggattcgaAGGCCAGATTTCATGATccctgattattattttattattattattttatccttCCTTGTCTCCTCATTCCTCACCTGACCTGaaaattgattgaggtccaGGCTGTTAAAGGTTCATTGAAGGAACTTGGCCCTGTCCAAAACAGCCACCTAACTTCTGTGTCCTGAAAATACGTACTGTCTTCTAAACATACTGTCTACATCTATTAGTACGTGATGTGCTCCTGAATGTGAGTGCACTAGCATGCTGCTGTGGGTAGCATCACAGTAGGAAGGCTCTAAGTGTGATGcctctctgtatggagtttgcatgttctccccaagTTTGTGTGAATGAATACCATCTATGCCTTGCAATGGATCAACCCCatcctgtgtgtatttctgcctctcacacaatgcatgctgggatatgttccagggaccctgaccaggaatgcGCAGtttagatgatggatggatggacattttCTTGATTCCTCTATCCTTGCATCCTTTTCTTGCTTCCTCTGGTGAATGGAGTAGGAAATGAGAGGATGCTAGGAAAGGAAGGTAAAAATGCTTAATTTGAGATTGTCCGTCAATTCGCTGCAGGAAAGTGCTGGGCACTGCCCCCCCGCCTGCCCGTAGCCACATCGCTGTACTGAAGTGAACTGCCTTACGTTCACCAGTAACACCTGTGCTTGACAGCTGGTGTGACAATTCTTCTTGTCAAAATTTGGAATTtcgaggtctaattcaaattgAATAAACTCTACAGCCATGACATTATGAAAGGCCTTGTGTCAGGAtctattacatttattttagtgaagaaaaaaaatgtatgtcattATTTTAGGGGTATCCACATCATAGTAATGGTGTAATGTAGCAACAGTATACCTAAAACAGTATGTAGTGAGcccgttgccattgtagtagacctgtgaGATTGCATTGAGATTGGCTTTGAAAGCAATATTGAGGTTCACATGTGAGAGCTAACCAATGCAAACATATATGAGAATAATaggtgcagagtaacaatgaaaaccagcagagtACTCCCAGGATCAGGGGTGCAGACCCCTGCTTTTGCTCCTCTtacctgctgtgtgctgtgggcaaCAAGGAGCAGCATCACCACTGCTCTCCCATTCCATCTTTAAAAAAGGTTATTCTGCCCCCTGTAGGCAGCGAGTTGTATTTAGTGGTGCTTATACTTTGATGTGGGTGGGTGAAAGCCTAAATATTTGCCTCATGTCATTTTTACGTAATGCTTTGGCAACACACTTACTACTTATTCTCTATGCAAGGTATACGGTATTGGAAAGACGGGAATGTTTTCAAGGTAAAACGAATCCCGGATCTTCCTGTAGCAAGGGAACCAATGTATGGTTTGGTCTCTTCTAGGTGAGCTGGAGTCTGCACTgcgcattttcattttcactttgtttcatcttttcattcagtcatttaCCCAAACAAAgtacatgttatttatttatttatttatttatttatttatttatttatttatttatttatttcatttacccaaacaaagcacatgttatttatttatttatttatttatttatttatttgtttatttatttatttatttatttatttatttcatttacccAAACAAAgtacatgttatttatttatttctttatttcatttacCCAAACAAAGTACatgttagccagataactgttTTACTCTTATTCAAATACAGATGCAGAATCACCTGTTAATTGTTTCACAAAGCTTTATGCTGGGGAACATTTTCCTTATTTTGAATGCACTTTATTACTAGTGGTTACCTCACGGTCTGTGAGTAACTTAAAGATCCCCTTCACGGTTGCACCCAGTCTTTGGACCACATGCTTTCATGTTTCACAAAAGCTCCCCTTCAGGGTCACGCTTGGTGAACAAAAGTAttgaacatgtgactgacaggtgtttcttgttgcccagatgtgccCAGACGGTTAAACAGTAAATAGTTATGAATGGGGGTTTGTCTGAGAAGActacatttgtgttagaaaagataaccaacatgaagaccagagagctgtctttagaaaaaagcaagccatttttggagcttagaaaagaggggaaatccattgcacaagcattggggataacttgtacaacaacttggaatgtcctgaaaaagaaagaaaccgctggcgtactgagcgaCAGATATCAAataggtcaaccaaggaaaacaatagcagttcatgacagaaacattgtgagagctgtgaagaaaaacccctaaatatcagtcagtgacatcacaaacaatctccacagggcaggggtgaaggtatctcaatcaattCAAAGGAGACTTAGAGatcagcaatatagaggctataccacaagatgcaagccACTCACCATGGTggtggaaaggccaaagtgtggggaaagctcatctgtgaagcacggtggagttTCATGGCTTGGGtctgcatggctgcttctggagtgggctcactaatctttattgatgattgtGACAGAGGGCTCTGTCCTAGGCCATGAGCAGCATTCAAATGCTTTAACTTCACAAATGCGCACTGCTTTTTCAGTTTTCCCATTTACAATAACGCATTTTCATTGGGGGTGCACACCCAAAGTTAGTTGCTGGTTTCTCTAGTTCAAATACAAAAATCTCCACACGCCCCTAACAGTGTGTAACCATAGCACactgttaaatgtaaatgtttattgtatttattgtttgttaAGCGCGCTGTATTTAAGTGAACTGTACTGTCTTCCCTTCTCCATTGTCTCTGtgttgtttgtctgtttcaCTGAAGCCGAATGCTTCCGGCAGCAGGACTAGCACAAGGACCCAAACAGAACCATGGCAACTCAGGCTGGCTAAGTAGCGCCTGTCTTGAGTTGCACATGCGTGGTT
Above is a genomic segment from Conger conger chromosome 10, fConCon1.1, whole genome shotgun sequence containing:
- the vgll4l gene encoding vestigial like 4 like, which translates into the protein MAVTNFHYITRMSSGFKVYILEGQPNMRTEDRYRHMTNEKARISSVYPMKRKHSPDRLMVTGDRCGRPRRLPLALTATPYRRQRAARSLACSIQRLSSLSPTQSPDSPTTPSSAATTSSWSPNPSPDRPMSPTLSPMYCTPPMDQPLALIKKPRRDQDGPDAKAQNTACSPIQVRPSVITRISSMASPSQLPCTHPAPMVSPAAYDHVVEEHFRRSLGVNYHKASSCQLSVSVSVDDHFAKALGEKWFQLKASTSPCSSSPSPTATVPGFRLSSQSPDDITTIPGRPFTSWSDKGQANTKK